From the Kitasatospora viridis genome, one window contains:
- a CDS encoding sensor histidine kinase, which produces MARDLAATAPPRRGRLRVYLGSAPGVGKTYRMLDEARRRQERGADVVVGYIECHGRKHTEEMLRGLDVMPRVTRSYRGTDFNEMDLDAILARRPGVVLVDELAHSNIPGGRHAKRWEDVEELLAAGLDVITTVNVQHLESLNDVVQKITGTPQRETVPDEVVRRADQIELVDMAPQALRRRMAHGNVYKAEKVDAALSNYFRVGNLTALRELALLWVAGRVDEGLRDYRAEHNIDRVWETRERVVVALTGGPEGETLIRRAARIADRTAAGQLLAVHVTRSDGLAGASPGALAAQRRLVESLGGSYHVVVGDHIPTALLGFARANDATQLVLGTSRRGRTARFLTGPGIGETTVDASEDIDVHMVTHEFTGRGRLMPSLGRRHSQRRTVAGFASGLVVPFGLTALLSQLHHLNLTTDALLFQLGVVAVALLGGSVSALVAALVASLLLNYYFIPPVHTFTIGETNNVIALVVFAVVALTVSTVVDRATRQTGRAARATAEAQSLSTLAGTVLRSRESDGSAIPTLLELSRNTFGLDSVALLSRESGEVLNRSDASGPPAPDADSTSVPVGSDALLILTGRRLPADQQRVLAAFSAHVATALEHDRLAAVAAEVEPIKAADKMRTALLAAVSHDLRTPLAAALASVGSLRSPDVEFSPEDVAELLATADESLLKLTRLVDNLLDMSRLQAGALTLHLAPVHLDEVLPRALDSLLDPDAPVQPLDLETSPAVLADPPLLERVLANVITNALRHNAPGAPVLVSASAYPRPEPGGPPARQVQIRIADRGPGIPAADRERVFLPFQRLGDTDNTTGVGLGLALSRGLAEAMGGALEVEDTPGGGTTMLLTLPVAPGETVTEEGP; this is translated from the coding sequence ATGGCTCGCGACCTAGCCGCCACCGCCCCGCCACGGCGCGGGCGGTTGCGGGTGTACCTCGGCTCGGCTCCGGGCGTCGGCAAGACGTACCGGATGCTGGACGAGGCCCGTCGCAGACAGGAGCGCGGTGCCGACGTCGTGGTGGGCTACATCGAGTGCCACGGCCGCAAGCACACCGAGGAGATGCTCCGGGGCCTGGACGTGATGCCGCGGGTGACCCGGTCCTACCGGGGCACCGACTTCAACGAGATGGACCTGGACGCGATCCTGGCCCGCCGCCCCGGCGTGGTGCTGGTCGACGAACTGGCCCACAGCAACATCCCCGGCGGCCGGCACGCCAAGCGCTGGGAGGACGTCGAGGAGCTGCTCGCCGCCGGCCTGGACGTGATCACCACGGTCAACGTCCAGCACCTGGAGAGCCTCAACGACGTGGTCCAGAAGATCACCGGGACGCCGCAGCGGGAGACCGTGCCGGACGAGGTGGTCCGCCGGGCCGACCAGATCGAACTCGTCGACATGGCGCCGCAGGCCCTGCGCCGCCGGATGGCCCATGGGAACGTCTACAAGGCCGAGAAGGTGGACGCCGCGCTCTCCAACTACTTCCGGGTCGGCAATCTGACGGCGCTTCGGGAGCTGGCCCTGCTCTGGGTGGCCGGCCGGGTGGACGAGGGCCTGCGCGACTACCGGGCCGAGCACAACATCGACCGGGTCTGGGAGACCCGGGAACGCGTGGTGGTCGCCCTCACCGGCGGCCCCGAGGGCGAGACGCTGATCCGCCGCGCCGCCCGGATCGCCGACCGCACGGCGGCCGGCCAGCTGCTCGCCGTGCACGTCACCCGCAGCGACGGCCTGGCCGGCGCCTCCCCGGGCGCGCTGGCCGCCCAGCGCCGGCTGGTCGAGTCGCTGGGTGGCAGCTACCACGTGGTGGTCGGCGACCACATCCCGACCGCGCTGCTCGGCTTCGCCCGGGCCAACGACGCCACCCAGCTGGTGCTCGGCACCAGCCGGCGCGGCCGCACCGCCCGGTTCCTGACCGGTCCGGGCATCGGCGAGACCACCGTGGACGCCTCCGAGGACATCGACGTCCACATGGTCACCCACGAGTTCACCGGCCGGGGCCGGCTGATGCCCTCGCTCGGCCGGCGGCACTCCCAGCGGCGCACGGTGGCCGGCTTCGCCTCCGGCCTGGTGGTGCCGTTCGGCTTGACCGCGCTGCTCTCCCAGCTGCACCACCTCAACCTGACCACCGACGCGCTGCTCTTCCAGCTCGGCGTGGTCGCGGTGGCGCTGCTCGGCGGCTCGGTCTCGGCGCTGGTCGCCGCACTGGTCGCCTCGCTGCTGCTGAACTACTACTTCATCCCGCCGGTGCACACCTTCACCATCGGCGAGACCAACAACGTGATCGCGCTGGTGGTCTTCGCGGTGGTCGCGCTGACCGTCTCCACGGTGGTCGACCGGGCGACCCGGCAGACCGGCCGGGCCGCCCGGGCCACCGCCGAGGCGCAGAGTCTGTCCACCCTGGCCGGCACCGTGCTGCGCAGCCGGGAGAGCGACGGCTCGGCGATCCCCACCCTGCTGGAGCTCTCCCGCAACACCTTCGGGCTGGACTCGGTGGCGCTGCTCTCCCGGGAGTCCGGCGAGGTGCTGAACCGCAGCGACGCCTCCGGCCCGCCGGCGCCCGACGCCGACAGCACCTCGGTGCCGGTCGGCTCGGACGCGCTGCTGATCCTCACCGGCCGCCGGCTGCCGGCCGACCAGCAGCGGGTGCTGGCCGCCTTCTCGGCGCACGTCGCCACCGCCCTGGAGCACGACCGGCTGGCCGCGGTGGCCGCCGAGGTGGAGCCGATCAAGGCCGCCGACAAGATGCGCACCGCGCTGCTCGCCGCGGTCAGCCACGACCTGCGCACCCCGCTGGCCGCCGCGCTGGCCTCGGTCGGCTCGCTGCGCAGTCCGGACGTCGAGTTCTCCCCCGAGGACGTGGCCGAACTGCTGGCCACCGCCGACGAGTCGCTGCTCAAGCTGACCCGGCTGGTCGACAACCTGCTGGACATGAGCCGGCTGCAGGCCGGTGCGCTCACCCTGCACCTCGCCCCGGTGCACCTGGACGAGGTGCTGCCCCGGGCGCTGGACTCGCTGCTGGACCCGGACGCCCCGGTGCAGCCGCTGGACCTGGAGACCTCGCCCGCCGTGCTGGCCGACCCGCCGCTGCTGGAGCGGGTGCTGGCCAACGTGATCACCAACGCGCTGCGGCACAACGCCCCCGGCGCGCCGGTGCTGGTCAGCGCGAGCGCCTACCCGCGCCCGGAGCCGGGCGGCCCACCCGCCCGGCAGGTGCAGATCCGGATCGCCGACCGCGGCCCGGGCATCCCGGCCGCCGACCGGGAGCGGGTCTTCCTGCCGTTCCAGCGGCTCGGCGACACCGACAACACCACCGGCGTCGGCCTCGGCCTCGCCCTCTCCCGCGGCCTGGCCGAGGCGATGGGCGGCGCCCTGGAGGTGGAGGACACCCCCGGCGGCGGCACCACCATGCTGCTCACCCTGCCCGTCGCGCCGGGGGAGACCGTGACGGAGGAGGGCCCGTGA